A stretch of Buteo buteo chromosome 21, bButBut1.hap1.1, whole genome shotgun sequence DNA encodes these proteins:
- the VHL gene encoding von Hippel-Lindau disease tumor suppressor isoform X2: MRVAGPPRRGAGEGMSPPRPGPEDGGGGPCLRSVNTRELSEVVFNNRSPRSVLPVWVDFEGRPRCYPVLQPRTGRIMHSYRGHLWLFRDAGTNDGLLVNQQELFVAAPNVNTADITLPVFTLKERCLQVVRSLVKPMDYRKLDIVRSLYEELEDHPDIRKDLQRLSLERSETLRNGILE; this comes from the exons ATGCGCGTCGCcgggccgccgcggcggggagcgggtgAGGGGATGTCGCCGCCGAGGCCGGGGCCGGaggacggcggcggcgggccgtGCCTGCGCTCCGTCAACACGCGTGAGCTCTCCGAGGTGGTCTTCAACAACCGCAGCCCCCGCTCCGTCCTCCCGGTCTGGGTGGATTTCGAGGGCAGGCCGCGCTGCTACCCGGTCCTGCAGCCGCGCACCGGGCGGATCATGCACAGCTACCGGG GTCACCTCTGGCTGTTCCGGGACGCGGGGACCAACGACGGGCTCCTCGTCAACCAGCAGGAGCTGTTCGTGGCGGCTCCCAACGTGAACACAGCAGACATCACCCTGCCAG TGTTCACCCTGAAAGAGAGATGTCTCCAGGTTGTTCGCAGTCTGGTCAAACCGATGGACTACAGGAAACTGGACATTGTTCGATCATTATATGAAGAGCTGGAAGATCATCCTGATATTAGGAAGGATCTTCAGCGGCTTTCTCTGGAGAGAAGTGAAACGTTGAGGAACGGAATTCTGGAATAA
- the VHL gene encoding von Hippel-Lindau disease tumor suppressor isoform X1: MRVAGPPRRGAGEGMSPPRPGPEDGGGGPCLRSVNTRELSEVVFNNRSPRSVLPVWVDFEGRPRCYPVLQPRTGRIMHSYRGGSAGAGLRRGGGLRPAFCRRAPLGRAGGGGPPPGLPRASPASCERLCGKQQPALRDRAARPRRPAGGRARLPSPPPCSVTSPEPAAPEPLGSFRCPARPPGNERGNGCAAAVFSLSQVTSGCSGTRGPTTGSSSTSRSCSWRLPT; the protein is encoded by the coding sequence ATGCGCGTCGCcgggccgccgcggcggggagcgggtgAGGGGATGTCGCCGCCGAGGCCGGGGCCGGaggacggcggcggcgggccgtGCCTGCGCTCCGTCAACACGCGTGAGCTCTCCGAGGTGGTCTTCAACAACCGCAGCCCCCGCTCCGTCCTCCCGGTCTGGGTGGATTTCGAGGGCAGGCCGCGCTGCTACCCGGTCCTGCAGCCGCGCACCGGGCGGATCATGCACAGCTACCGGGGTGGGTCTGCGGGAgccgggctgcggcgggggggcgggctGCGGCCTGCCTTCTGCCGGCGGGCACCGCTGGGGCgagctggcggcggcgggcctCCCCCGGGCCTCCCCCGGGCCTCCCCGGCCAGCTGCGAGCGGCTCTGCGGGAAGCAGCAGCCCGCCCTCCGTGACAGGGCGGCTCGGCCGCGGAGGCCAGCGGGCGGCCGCGCTCGGCTTCCCTCGCCGCCCCCCTGCTCGGTGACATCCCCCGAACCGGCGGCCCCCGAACCGCTGGGTTCCTTCCGCTGCCCCGCCAGACCGCCGGGTAACGAGCGCGGTAACGGCTGCGCCGCCGCCGTGTTCTCTCTCTCGCAGGTCACCTCTGGCTGTTCCGGGACGCGGGGACCAACGACGGGCTCCTCGTCAACCAGCAGGAGCTGTTCGTGGCGGCTCCCAACGTGA
- the THUMPD3 gene encoding tRNA (guanine(6)-N(2))-methyltransferase THUMP3, whose product MAEAEAAGGAGEAPAPAPAPAPAPAEGGAELTAVIGATVPTGFELTAAEEVQEKLGSASRISRDRGKIYFEVPARGLPQVHRLRSVDNLFVVVQELKDYQFKENKEDALKDLEDLVKKLPWTDPLKVWELNNSLKKKKTKRKKHNLQSTASKEKLNEDGQGEGTDQKDASKQESCAQNAAGVEPASGQDTEKTQGAASRNGEDEEEEEDNEQADAKDELQTGSGSETKAGDSKTSEGEAKVLKFRVTCNRAGDKHSFTSNEAARDFGGAVQEHFQWKADMTNFDVEVLLNIHNNEVVVGIALTEESLHRRNITHFGPTTLRSTLAYGMLRLCDPQPTDIIVDPMCGTGAIPIEGATEWPSCYHIAGDNNPQAVKRAANNICSLLKKNENKESSTSLGIPLDIIQWDICNLPLRTGSVDIIVTDMPFGKRIGSKKKNWDLYPACLMEMGRICTPGTGRAALLTQDKKCFAKALSRMGHIWRKGQTVWVNVGGLHAAVYLLKRTWERAEEKRSFW is encoded by the exons ATGGCGGAAGCGgaggcggccggcggggcgggggaggccccggccccggccccggccccggccccggccccggctgaGGGGGGCGCGGAGCTCACGGCCGTTATCGGCGCCACCGTGCCCACCGGCTTCGAGCTGACGGCGGCCGAGGAGGTGCAGGAGAAGCTGGGCTCGGCCTCCAGGATCAGCAGGGACCGGGGGAAGATCTACTTCGAGGTCCCGGCCCGGGGCCTGCCGCAG GTCCATCGCCTAAGGTCAGTGGATaatttatttgttgttgttcaggagCTGAAAGACTatcaatttaaagaaaataag gaAGATGCTCTAAAGGATTTGGAAGATTTGGTTAAAAAACTGCCTTGGACCGATCCATTGAAAGTTTGGGAGCTGAACaacagcttaaaaaagaaaaagacaaaacgCAAAAAACATAATCTGCAGAGTACTGCAAGCAAAGAGAAGTTGAATGAGGATGGACAAGGGGAAGGGACAGATCAAAAAGACGCTAGTAAACAGGAGAGCTGTGCCCAAAACGCTGCAGGTGTAGAACCTGCTAGCGGCCAGGATACAGAAAAGACACAAGGAGCGGCATCCCGAAATGGGGaagacgaggaggaggaggaggataaTGAACAAGCAGATGCTAAAGACGAATTGCAGACGGGTTCTGGGAGTGAGACCAAGGCTGGTGACAGTAAGACAAGCGAAGGAGAGGCAAAGGTGTTGAAGTTCCGTGTTACGTGCAATAGAGCAGGAGACAAGCACAGTTTCACGTCAAACGAGGCTGCGAGAGACTTCGGTGGAGCTGTGCAGGAGCACTTCCAGTGGAAAGCTGACATGACTAACTTTGATGTAGAG GTTCTTCTGAATATTCACAATAATGAAGTAGTTGTGGGTATTGCATTAACTGAAGAGAGTcttcacagaagaaatattaCACATTTTGGACCCACAACTCTTCGTTCAACTCTCGCTTATGGCATGCTTAG actCTGTGATCCACAGCCAACGGATATCATAGTTGATCCCATGTGTGGTACAGGTGCAATACCAATAGAG GGAGCTACAGAATGGCCTAGCTGCTACCATATTGCTGGTGATAACAACCCACAAGCTGTAAAGAGAGCAGCAAACAACATCTGTTCTTtactaaagaaaaatgagaataagGAAAG CAGTACTTCCCTGGGCATACCCTTAGACATCATTCAGTGGGATATTTGCAACCTCCCTTTGCGGACTGGTTCTGTGGACATTATTGTGACAGACATGCCATTTGGAAAGAG GATAGGGTCAAAGAAGAAGAACTGGGATCTCTATCCAGCCTGCCTTATGGAGATGGGCAGGATCTGCACaccagggacaggcagggctgcacTGCTTACGCAGGACAAGAAATGCTTTGCCAAG GCCTTGTCACGAATGGGACACATCTGGCGCAAAGGTCAGACCGTATGGGTGAACGTAGGGGGACTTCATGCTGCAGTGTACCTTCTGAAACGCACCTgggaaagagcagaagaaaaaaggtcatTCTGGTAA